A region of Cheilinus undulatus linkage group 10, ASM1832078v1, whole genome shotgun sequence DNA encodes the following proteins:
- the LOC121516550 gene encoding hepatitis A virus cellular receptor 1 homolog, producing MRGLWYFFLSVLTQVSCHVIGLSGHNVTLPCKYDTQTYGVLSFCWGRGKVPQSKCSNTILSSNDGTVDFRQSPRYQLLGRLTEGDVSLTIMTAELSDAGMYGCRVEIPGWFNDHKLNTRLVVEEASEEKPVTEEWILTTAEAQEILAPSTSTNTEAGDPKFARVVIATTEEEFKAFLGLGNIGRVAAIFLLSIIIILVSIFWRGFLPRRTLEHLSTSAAENIYESIPCGV from the exons ATGCGTGGTCTTTGgtattttttcctctcagtCCTGACACAAG tgtcatgtcatgtcatcgGCCTCTCTGGGCACAATGTCACCCTGCCCTGTAAGTACGACACCCAAACCTATGGAGTCCTCAGCTTCTGTTGGGGGCGAGGGAAGGTGCCCCAGTCCAAGTGCTCCAACACCATCCTGTCCTCAAATGATGGGACTGTAGACTTCAGACAGTCCCCAAGGTATCAGCTGCTGGGCAGGTTAACGGAGGGTGACGTGTCCCTGACCATCATGACCGCTGAGCTGAGTGACGCCGGCATGTATGGCTGCAGGGTGGAGATCCCCGGGTGGTTTAATGACCATAAGCTCAACACACGGCTGGTCGTGGAAGAAG CTTCTGAGGAAAAACCTGTTACAGAGGAGTGGATCCTCACTACTGCTGAGGCACAAG AAATACTTGCCCCATCCACATCTACCAATACCGAAGCTGGCGACCCAAAATTTGCCAGAGTTGTCATTGCAACAACAGAG GAAGAATTCAAAGCATTCCTGGGACTGGGCAACATCGGCCGGGTTGCAGCTATTTTCCTCCTCTCCATAATCATAATCCTCGTCTCTATTTTCT GGAGAGGATTTCTGCCAAGGAGGACACTTGAACATCTCAGCACCTCAGCAGCTGAAAACATTTATGAAAGCATACCCTGCGGTGTCTAA